One genomic region from Evansella sp. LMS18 encodes:
- a CDS encoding (Fe-S)-binding protein produces MTKREQKIHESFREQMDEAELLNCMRCGFCLPSCPTYIETGYDEAHAPRGRIALMKAVHDGLVAPDDDVERSLNLCLGCRACEPVCPAGVNYGHLLEDARDIFNNHKRHSPHVKAVRKTVFNGLFPHQNRMEKAVGLLGFYQRSGLQNVTRKIGFMKLFPKSMQDMEKVLPAVSRKRGRKSESPYPPVTSKTATVAFFSGCLMDTMFKETNEATIKLLQLAGCEVVIPQNQNCCGALHGHSGEKDTAKELAKRNIDAFEDLNADYIISNAGGCGAFLVDYAHLLKDDAEYGEQAKVFTAKITDISQLLYELNFYEKIKLTVPSQTVTYQDSCHLRNVMHTAEAPRELLKAIEGADYREMERADSCCGSAGIYNIVESEMSMQILDHKMEDVVATNAHTIVTANPGCLLQMKLGIEREGLSDKVRAVHIVDLLLEACSDTQVNADKETDEKTEVYQT; encoded by the coding sequence ATGACAAAGAGGGAACAAAAGATCCACGAGTCCTTTCGTGAGCAAATGGACGAAGCGGAACTGCTTAATTGCATGAGATGCGGCTTTTGCCTGCCATCCTGCCCCACATATATTGAGACGGGATATGACGAAGCCCATGCCCCTCGCGGCAGGATTGCATTGATGAAAGCCGTCCATGACGGCCTCGTTGCTCCAGATGATGACGTGGAAAGATCGCTGAACTTATGCCTGGGCTGCCGTGCGTGTGAACCGGTTTGCCCTGCCGGTGTAAATTACGGCCATCTTTTAGAAGACGCCAGAGATATTTTTAACAATCATAAGCGCCATTCTCCCCACGTGAAAGCAGTGAGAAAAACGGTTTTCAACGGTCTGTTCCCCCACCAAAACCGGATGGAAAAAGCAGTTGGGCTGCTGGGATTCTACCAGAGAAGCGGGTTGCAGAACGTGACGCGGAAAATCGGGTTTATGAAGCTATTCCCGAAAAGCATGCAGGATATGGAGAAGGTTCTCCCGGCAGTCTCCCGAAAACGGGGCAGGAAAAGTGAATCTCCCTACCCGCCGGTTACAAGCAAAACAGCCACAGTCGCTTTCTTCAGCGGCTGCCTTATGGATACAATGTTTAAAGAAACGAACGAGGCCACCATTAAGCTCCTGCAGCTGGCAGGGTGTGAAGTAGTCATACCGCAGAACCAGAACTGCTGTGGCGCCTTGCATGGGCACAGCGGGGAAAAGGATACAGCGAAAGAACTCGCCAAAAGGAATATCGATGCGTTTGAAGACTTGAACGCCGATTATATCATCAGTAACGCTGGCGGGTGCGGGGCTTTCCTCGTGGACTATGCCCATTTGTTAAAAGATGATGCAGAGTACGGGGAACAGGCAAAAGTCTTCACTGCAAAAATAACGGACATTTCTCAGCTATTATATGAACTGAATTTTTACGAAAAAATAAAGCTTACCGTTCCTTCCCAGACAGTCACTTACCAGGACTCCTGCCATCTACGGAATGTGATGCATACAGCGGAAGCGCCACGGGAGTTACTGAAGGCTATCGAAGGAGCAGACTACCGTGAAATGGAAAGGGCGGACAGCTGCTGCGGCTCCGCCGGTATCTATAATATCGTGGAATCAGAAATGTCGATGCAAATACTCGATCATAAAATGGAAGACGTCGTCGCAACGAATGCCCATACAATCGTGACCGCAAACCCGGGCTGCCTGCTGCAAATGAAATTAGGAATCGAACGGGAGGGACTGTCCGATAAAGTGCGGGCGGTTCATATCGTGGATTTACTGCTGGAGGCCTGCAGCGATACTCAGGTGAACGCGGATAAAGAAACGGATGAAAAAACGGAAGTATATCAAACATAA
- a CDS encoding nucleotidyltransferase domain-containing protein, with amino-acid sequence MVILKAGYGLDSNGFIVSDVSKDKIDNMYVPCIRKSVACLEKLFPEQLHSVYVYGSVARGEAIAINSDLDLIALFEGKLSAGNKAELKKLTEELSQKYRSVVREVGIAVAYYDYTMDPSNYYENAFLKELSVCVSGDDLGARFGPYKLTSEIAIRFNGDICESLARTLNKLNSASNEEIRTISQGFSRKLIRTFYSMVMVRSQVWSTRLHEQAEVFIHHFPDKKSVILTLQEWIEEPPADREAVYELFKREGEWACANFEDEAQLSYC; translated from the coding sequence ATGGTGATTTTAAAAGCAGGATATGGCCTTGACTCTAATGGATTTATTGTAAGCGATGTAAGTAAAGACAAGATTGATAATATGTATGTGCCTTGTATACGCAAATCTGTCGCCTGTCTTGAAAAATTGTTTCCTGAACAATTGCACAGTGTGTATGTGTACGGCAGCGTAGCCAGAGGGGAAGCCATAGCTATAAATTCAGATTTAGACCTTATCGCTCTGTTTGAGGGCAAACTGAGTGCCGGCAATAAGGCTGAGTTAAAGAAGCTGACAGAGGAACTGTCACAAAAGTATCGTTCTGTAGTTCGTGAGGTTGGCATTGCTGTTGCATATTACGATTATACGATGGACCCCTCCAATTACTACGAAAATGCTTTCCTGAAGGAACTGTCTGTTTGTGTGTCCGGAGATGATTTAGGGGCTCGGTTTGGTCCTTACAAACTTACATCAGAGATTGCCATTCGCTTCAATGGAGATATTTGTGAGAGCCTTGCCCGGACGTTAAATAAGCTTAACTCAGCTTCAAACGAGGAGATTAGGACGATTTCCCAAGGATTCTCCCGTAAACTCATTAGAACATTCTATTCAATGGTGATGGTGCGTTCCCAGGTTTGGTCGACACGGCTTCACGAACAAGCGGAAGTCTTTATTCACCACTTCCCGGATAAAAAATCAGTTATTCTTACCTTGCAAGAATGGATAGAGGAACCACCAGCAGACCGTGAGGCTGTATATGAATTGTTTAAAAGAGAGGGTGAGTGGGCTTGTGCGAACTTTGAAGACGAAGCTCAACTCTCTTATTGCTGA
- a CDS encoding YmaF family protein produces the protein MPDIPITGFIMDSDDSGSRHSHTLYITSWDGVPVHDHEFRGITSFDVGHDHRYAGTTEPARSGVQHTHRYMTITSFDARHRHRIRGVTGPAISLPGGGHYHEFRGVTSVDGETPHSHRYSGRTSG, from the coding sequence ATGCCTGATATTCCTATCACTGGCTTTATCATGGATTCAGATGACAGCGGATCACGTCATTCTCATACGTTGTATATTACCTCCTGGGATGGTGTCCCGGTCCACGACCATGAATTCAGAGGGATTACTTCTTTTGATGTGGGGCATGACCACAGATATGCCGGCACAACGGAGCCCGCACGAAGCGGAGTTCAGCACACGCACAGATATATGACTATTACTTCTTTTGATGCAAGGCACAGGCACAGAATCCGGGGTGTAACAGGTCCGGCAATCAGCTTACCTGGCGGCGGTCATTACCATGAGTTCAGAGGTGTAACATCAGTAGACGGGGAAACACCGCACAGCCACAGATACAGCGGAAGAACAAGCGGGTAG
- a CDS encoding VOC family protein: MINKIGKVTVYVNDQEEAKDFWLNKVGFVLKFEQEMAPGMAWIEVGPSEEEFTTLVLYSKPAMEQHNPSAVAHPSILFSTTDIESAYEKMQQNGVEVEEMQRMPYGTMFSFKDQDGNSYLLREDK; the protein is encoded by the coding sequence ATGATCAACAAGATTGGCAAGGTAACTGTTTATGTAAACGACCAGGAAGAAGCGAAGGATTTCTGGCTGAACAAAGTGGGGTTCGTCTTAAAGTTCGAACAGGAAATGGCACCTGGCATGGCCTGGATTGAGGTGGGCCCGAGTGAAGAGGAATTCACCACGCTTGTCCTTTACTCCAAGCCGGCAATGGAGCAGCATAACCCATCCGCGGTGGCTCATCCTTCGATTCTGTTCAGTACCACGGATATTGAATCTGCTTATGAAAAAATGCAGCAAAACGGCGTGGAAGTAGAAGAAATGCAAAGAATGCCTTATGGCACAATGTTCTCCTTTAAAGACCAGGACGGCAACAGTTACTTACTCCGGGAAGATAAATAA
- a CDS encoding DUF4181 domain-containing protein, whose translation MAFITFILVIEYFLKKKFNVSNEDYGVVNKFHMYIRIVLAVITILLILVVEKFILLAAGSAAIFFLMETFVSRRYKKEVKVWIIDLYFSVMCLSLFIINLVVILKY comes from the coding sequence ATGGCTTTTATCACCTTTATATTAGTAATTGAATATTTCTTAAAGAAAAAATTTAATGTCAGTAATGAAGACTATGGTGTTGTAAACAAGTTTCATATGTATATACGTATTGTCCTCGCAGTTATAACCATCTTACTAATACTCGTAGTAGAAAAATTCATTTTGTTGGCCGCTGGTTCTGCCGCTATATTCTTCTTAATGGAGACTTTTGTGTCTAGGAGGTATAAAAAAGAGGTTAAGGTTTGGATTATTGACCTTTACTTTAGCGTTATGTGTTTGAGTTTGTTTATCATTAACCTTGTAGTTATATTGAAGTACTAA
- a CDS encoding acyl-CoA thioesterase — translation MEGKLPASISRTTITKLVLPPDTNHLGTIFGGVILSYIDEIAAITAMKHSQEVVVTASIDTVNFLSSAKVGDILYLEGVVISTGRTSMEVYVKVETQSLKSRKKTVTTTAILTMVAVDEKGRPTPVSGVEPETEEEKKLFQNAQARKERRLRINELSNECGV, via the coding sequence ATGGAAGGGAAATTACCTGCGAGTATATCTCGAACAACAATCACAAAGTTGGTTTTGCCGCCGGATACTAATCATTTAGGCACTATTTTTGGAGGCGTCATACTCTCTTATATTGATGAGATAGCTGCCATAACGGCAATGAAGCACAGCCAGGAAGTGGTGGTGACCGCTTCTATTGATACAGTGAACTTTCTGTCATCTGCTAAAGTTGGGGACATATTGTATTTAGAAGGCGTTGTTATTTCCACTGGCAGAACTTCGATGGAAGTTTACGTGAAAGTAGAGACTCAAAGCTTAAAATCAAGAAAAAAAACGGTGACCACAACAGCTATCCTGACGATGGTTGCGGTAGATGAGAAGGGCAGACCGACCCCAGTGAGCGGCGTGGAGCCTGAAACAGAAGAAGAGAAAAAGTTATTCCAAAACGCCCAGGCAAGAAAAGAAAGAAGATTGCGGATCAATGAACTTTCGAACGAATGCGGAGTCTGA
- a CDS encoding class I SAM-dependent methyltransferase — MENNVFEEMAKRYDSEERIKLAEVIVEEIKPELQNSRSKSLIDYGSGTGLVSLELADLVDSVLLADSSKQMLEVAEAKIAHREIPNAKVLYSDFTQETPELKADIIIMSLVLLHIPDTKLILQELFHILNKDGKLIIVDFDKNEKVTHPKVHNGFSHQELKKVLSDVGFTSIEMKTFYHGERIFVNEDASMFLASGIKPV; from the coding sequence ATGGAAAATAACGTTTTTGAAGAGATGGCAAAAAGATATGATTCAGAAGAAAGAATCAAACTAGCAGAAGTTATCGTTGAGGAAATAAAGCCGGAGTTACAAAACAGCAGGTCAAAATCGTTAATTGACTATGGAAGCGGCACCGGTCTGGTCAGTTTAGAGCTGGCTGATCTAGTTGACTCTGTTTTGCTTGCAGATTCATCAAAACAGATGCTTGAGGTTGCGGAAGCTAAGATAGCTCATCGGGAAATACCCAACGCGAAAGTGCTTTATTCCGATTTCACTCAGGAAACTCCTGAGCTAAAGGCAGACATCATTATCATGTCGCTCGTCCTTCTGCATATCCCGGACACGAAATTGATTTTACAGGAACTGTTCCATATTCTAAATAAGGATGGCAAACTGATCATTGTGGATTTTGATAAAAATGAAAAAGTAACCCATCCGAAAGTTCATAATGGTTTTTCCCATCAAGAACTGAAGAAAGTATTATCTGACGTTGGATTTACCTCCATAGAAATGAAGACCTTCTATCACGGAGAACGTATTTTTGTGAATGAGGATGCTTCTATGTTTTTAGCAAGCGGTATCAAGCCCGTATAA
- a CDS encoding DUF4181 domain-containing protein, with product MGGLGVDFWFKLIFLMAILVIILNSFGALMRKWLKVEKKRGFFSYNYVNKKHEKIDWTIRVIFIPLVFFLMLILSARAEVAGGTGWYTWLHPFYLFIVFMVATEGLKAFMEWKYAENKRAYIVTLSELGFGFTVIISMIMTDFWGLL from the coding sequence ATGGGCGGACTTGGGGTGGATTTTTGGTTTAAGTTAATTTTTTTAATGGCTATTCTTGTTATCATTTTAAATTCTTTTGGCGCACTGATGAGAAAATGGCTGAAAGTGGAGAAAAAACGGGGATTCTTTTCTTACAACTATGTAAATAAAAAGCATGAAAAAATCGACTGGACGATTCGGGTTATATTTATTCCTTTGGTTTTTTTCCTCATGCTTATTCTCTCTGCAAGAGCAGAGGTGGCAGGTGGCACCGGTTGGTACACGTGGCTGCACCCGTTTTATCTATTTATAGTTTTCATGGTTGCAACAGAAGGTTTAAAAGCCTTCATGGAATGGAAGTATGCTGAAAACAAAAGAGCCTATATCGTCACATTAAGCGAATTGGGGTTCGGGTTCACCGTAATAATTTCCATGATTATGACTGACTTTTGGGGATTGCTGTAA
- a CDS encoding STAS domain-containing protein, which translates to MENELQYLGEMIIKKKHDIAKVVHEDRMSGVPLTQTEKEDFKKIEPLILKLRAELIALFGQALIDHKDREKAVESVSSWAAENGEYFFNIGAPLNEALKDTSFYREYIWKAIKEEATKENMSAGTVFEVIAIIDPLLDIAVYHFSLTYVEAFQKSLENTRAAILELSVPVVPIQPGVGVLPLIGNIDAERANLLLEETLRQAEKLRLTHLIIDISGVLTVDTMVANELLKVISTLSLIGVEAIITGIRPEVAQTIVALGFNLKELTVKGNLHQALHEINILNTN; encoded by the coding sequence ATGGAAAATGAGTTGCAGTATTTAGGAGAAATGATCATAAAAAAGAAGCACGATATTGCTAAGGTAGTACACGAAGATAGAATGTCCGGGGTTCCATTGACTCAAACCGAAAAAGAGGATTTCAAGAAGATAGAGCCGCTAATATTGAAACTTCGTGCAGAACTTATTGCTTTATTTGGGCAAGCATTAATCGACCACAAGGATAGGGAAAAGGCTGTTGAAAGTGTAAGCAGCTGGGCTGCAGAAAACGGGGAATACTTTTTCAATATAGGGGCGCCCCTAAATGAAGCCTTAAAAGATACAAGCTTTTACAGAGAATATATATGGAAAGCAATTAAAGAAGAGGCAACAAAAGAGAATATGTCAGCCGGCACGGTGTTTGAAGTGATAGCCATTATTGATCCGCTCTTAGATATAGCTGTATATCACTTTAGCCTTACGTATGTGGAAGCATTCCAGAAGTCTCTGGAAAATACACGTGCTGCTATTCTGGAGTTATCTGTACCTGTTGTTCCAATACAGCCAGGCGTTGGTGTATTGCCATTAATAGGGAACATTGATGCAGAAAGAGCGAACCTGTTGCTGGAAGAAACACTAAGACAGGCAGAGAAGCTAAGGCTAACACACCTTATTATCGATATTTCAGGAGTATTAACTGTAGATACAATGGTTGCTAATGAACTGTTGAAGGTTATAAGCACATTATCTTTAATCGGTGTTGAAGCGATTATTACTGGTATCCGTCCGGAAGTAGCTCAAACGATAGTAGCCCTGGGATTCAATTTGAAGGAGTTAACCGTTAAAGGAAATCTCCACCAGGCTTTACATGAAATAAATATACTAAATACTAACTAA
- a CDS encoding DUF4179 domain-containing protein: MKKSHDPYGEFPQDDVRSAIRSGIVQAKEQADQPRYSVVNWKRKITYGLCSAAAVFGLLVGSSYFSPALASSLSQIPIIGSVFGNSDLISLQQAQKSGLTSEIGETQTVDGISVTLGEVLYDQNNITIGLVIESDKELEDFYFGAGMDFTINGKNPSGSTGSYGEENLSETTRTAIQEINVTEEMPEEFELGLMLHGQKGETWYFSTPVEQITDIRKISVQHTQTVDGLTITVPEMSISETGVSIAYESVEEETDFDLSRGGNIEFHVVDQNGNDINGRSGGASGERVKDKIEFRSSKQFDPLDSSVRELTITPYLVIPSGGGGVEIDENGKETELEFKGPLIKPVEFDSFKVRIPR, from the coding sequence ATGAAAAAGTCACATGATCCATACGGGGAATTTCCACAAGACGACGTTCGTTCAGCCATTCGTTCGGGAATCGTGCAGGCTAAAGAGCAGGCAGACCAGCCCCGATACAGCGTAGTTAATTGGAAAAGAAAAATCACTTATGGTTTGTGCAGTGCGGCAGCTGTTTTTGGATTATTGGTTGGCTCCTCTTACTTTTCTCCGGCTTTGGCAAGCAGCCTGTCCCAGATACCGATTATCGGTTCTGTGTTCGGGAATTCTGATCTGATCAGTTTGCAGCAGGCGCAAAAAAGCGGGTTAACGAGTGAAATTGGCGAAACACAGACGGTGGACGGAATTTCCGTTACTCTTGGTGAAGTTTTATATGACCAGAACAATATTACAATCGGCCTTGTCATTGAATCTGATAAGGAGCTTGAAGACTTTTATTTTGGCGCAGGAATGGATTTTACGATTAATGGGAAAAACCCTTCCGGCTCCACAGGAAGTTACGGGGAAGAGAATCTGTCGGAAACAACCCGGACTGCCATTCAGGAAATCAATGTAACCGAGGAAATGCCTGAAGAATTCGAGCTTGGATTGATGCTTCATGGGCAAAAAGGTGAGACATGGTATTTCTCCACTCCGGTGGAACAAATTACCGATATCCGTAAAATTTCTGTACAGCATACTCAGACAGTTGATGGGCTGACCATTACTGTACCGGAGATGTCCATTAGCGAAACAGGTGTAAGTATCGCCTATGAGAGTGTGGAAGAAGAAACAGATTTTGACCTGAGCCGCGGAGGAAACATCGAATTCCACGTAGTGGACCAGAATGGCAATGATATCAACGGCCGCTCAGGGGGAGCATCAGGGGAAAGAGTGAAGGACAAAATAGAGTTCAGGAGCAGCAAGCAGTTTGATCCCCTTGATTCCAGTGTAAGAGAGCTCACCATCACTCCTTATTTAGTTATTCCGTCCGGCGGAGGAGGAGTGGAAATTGACGAAAATGGCAAGGAAACAGAGCTGGAATTTAAAGGGCCTTTAATAAAGCCTGTGGAGTTTGATTCTTTTAAAGTGAGAATCCCCCGATAA
- a CDS encoding sigma-70 family RNA polymerase sigma factor — translation MKHDIQTVRRAINGDAEAFEELLFKEEKMLYYKALSYVGNKEDALDAIQETACNAFLAIGKLRNPEYFSTWLFRILIRECYRLLKARDQMMPYEESELLKRLDRKQDEETDSFHLSEALSRLNSSYQICLILFYYHDLSVKDIAEVTDKPVSTVKTNLRRARKKLKSELERSYQLNEKVT, via the coding sequence ATGAAACATGATATACAAACTGTGAGAAGAGCGATTAACGGGGACGCGGAAGCTTTTGAAGAATTGCTTTTTAAAGAAGAGAAAATGCTGTATTACAAGGCTCTCTCTTATGTTGGCAATAAAGAAGATGCACTGGATGCAATCCAGGAAACGGCATGCAATGCCTTTCTTGCGATAGGGAAATTACGGAACCCTGAGTATTTTTCCACCTGGCTGTTCCGGATTTTAATCCGGGAGTGCTACAGGCTGTTAAAAGCACGGGACCAGATGATGCCTTACGAGGAAAGTGAATTGCTGAAGCGATTAGACCGGAAGCAGGACGAAGAGACAGACTCCTTCCATTTGAGCGAGGCATTATCAAGGCTGAATTCGTCTTACCAAATCTGCCTCATCTTATTTTACTATCATGACCTGTCTGTTAAAGATATTGCCGAGGTGACGGATAAGCCGGTGAGCACAGTGAAAACGAATTTACGCAGAGCGAGGAAAAAATTGAAAAGTGAGTTGGAAAGGAGTTATCAGTTAAATGAAAAAGTCACATGA
- a CDS encoding sigma-54-dependent Fis family transcriptional regulator: MTNPFIALDVSSSPKKERVRIKKAWEKFVSGEKPALDIRSLTYQSWERSLQHGVHHMQTKAPLVLSENDILEYQSTDLLYSTLMPLLEKLKEAAIDANYLITFCNKNGEIVYLDGDAKVKNVAEKINFVAGTSWAEKDVGTNGMGTSLATGFPMQIFSSEHFCHSVHNWVCSAAPIKDPATNKILGAANITGIWDGVHPHSLSTVVSIAQSVEGKLLNRLKLEHFVLLEHFIDLSNQKSDYIIAVLDRGNNLVKASPEFYTNAWVNQNGKLTILDNGNTPLEPRRWEYKQGNTRWYFELVPYFSQGAIIGTVLYALPSNKKSYNKTRNVTKHTFSSLIGRSTAFTSLVEEARLISTLDLPVLIEGESGTGKELLAQSIHSSSKKAFGPFVAVNCSSIPKELAVSELFGYEEGAFTGGIKGGHKGKFQQAEGGTIFLDEIGDMPLDMQAILLRVLEEKEVIRLGGKQPVPINVRVIAATNRDLKKAAEKGEFRSDLYYRLNILSLQVPPLRERKEDIPLLINHLIHSVCKEIGRPPFQVESSDLDFLKDYNWPGNIRELKNLIYKMAVKVRGNLLTSAHLPREITDREKAVNCDKEPPLESVSEPPAASAASSLKQQELDTIIQVLNECNGNVTEASKQLGVHRSTIYRKMKGIKNKKYIIES; encoded by the coding sequence ATGACAAATCCATTTATTGCCCTGGACGTTTCCTCGTCTCCGAAAAAGGAACGTGTCCGTATTAAAAAGGCTTGGGAGAAATTTGTATCAGGTGAGAAACCAGCTTTAGACATCCGGTCTTTAACCTACCAGTCATGGGAACGGTCATTACAGCATGGCGTGCATCATATGCAAACCAAAGCTCCTCTCGTGTTATCTGAGAATGATATTTTAGAGTACCAATCCACCGACCTTCTGTATTCTACATTAATGCCTCTGCTTGAAAAACTAAAAGAAGCAGCAATTGACGCCAATTACTTAATAACCTTCTGCAACAAAAACGGGGAAATCGTTTATTTAGACGGAGATGCCAAAGTGAAAAATGTAGCGGAAAAAATAAATTTTGTGGCAGGGACCTCCTGGGCAGAAAAAGATGTGGGAACGAATGGCATGGGGACCTCTTTAGCCACTGGTTTCCCGATGCAAATATTCTCCAGCGAACATTTTTGCCATTCCGTACATAACTGGGTCTGTTCCGCTGCTCCCATAAAGGATCCGGCTACAAATAAAATCTTAGGAGCTGCGAATATTACAGGCATCTGGGATGGTGTCCACCCTCATTCCCTGTCTACTGTTGTGTCCATTGCTCAATCTGTCGAAGGAAAACTTCTTAACCGCTTAAAACTGGAACACTTCGTTTTACTCGAACATTTTATAGATCTTTCCAACCAGAAAAGTGACTATATTATCGCTGTATTAGACAGGGGAAACAATTTAGTGAAGGCGTCTCCGGAGTTTTACACTAATGCATGGGTAAACCAAAATGGGAAGCTGACTATTTTAGATAACGGCAATACACCTTTGGAACCACGCAGGTGGGAATATAAACAAGGAAACACTCGGTGGTACTTTGAATTGGTTCCTTATTTCTCTCAAGGGGCAATAATCGGTACCGTTCTTTATGCCCTTCCCTCTAATAAGAAGTCCTATAATAAAACGCGTAATGTTACAAAACACACCTTCTCGTCTCTGATTGGCCGTTCAACAGCATTCACTTCGTTAGTAGAAGAGGCGAGATTAATCTCTACTCTCGACTTGCCAGTCCTGATTGAGGGAGAAAGCGGAACAGGTAAAGAGCTGTTAGCCCAGTCGATCCACTCTTCCAGCAAAAAGGCTTTTGGTCCGTTTGTCGCTGTTAACTGCAGTTCTATTCCTAAGGAACTGGCAGTCAGTGAACTCTTCGGCTACGAGGAAGGGGCTTTTACCGGTGGCATAAAAGGCGGGCATAAAGGGAAATTCCAGCAAGCGGAAGGTGGAACGATCTTTCTGGATGAGATTGGAGATATGCCGCTGGACATGCAGGCTATTTTACTTCGTGTTTTAGAGGAAAAAGAAGTTATCCGCCTTGGAGGAAAGCAGCCTGTTCCCATAAATGTCCGGGTAATAGCTGCGACCAATCGGGATTTGAAAAAAGCAGCAGAGAAAGGCGAATTCAGAAGTGACCTTTACTACAGGCTGAATATCCTCTCCCTTCAGGTTCCTCCATTACGGGAGAGAAAAGAAGATATTCCTTTACTGATAAATCATTTAATTCATTCTGTATGCAAGGAAATTGGCAGGCCGCCATTCCAGGTGGAATCTTCCGATTTAGACTTCTTAAAAGACTACAACTGGCCGGGGAATATCAGGGAACTGAAAAACCTCATTTACAAAATGGCAGTAAAGGTGAGGGGCAATTTGTTAACCTCTGCTCATTTGCCGAGGGAAATAACAGACAGAGAGAAAGCAGTAAACTGCGATAAGGAACCGCCTTTGGAATCAGTTTCTGAACCACCAGCAGCATCAGCTGCATCTTCGCTAAAACAACAGGAGCTGGATACAATCATTCAAGTGCTTAACGAATGTAATGGCAATGTGACCGAAGCATCGAAACAATTAGGCGTCCACAGAAGCACCATATACAGAAAAATGAAAGGAATTAAAAACAAGAAATACATTATAGAGAGTTAA
- a CDS encoding amidohydrolase family protein: protein MYRTKDGEEIFVIDAHIAAWDGSKENQLNKYGEQFIDCFYDYHQISPEEYLWPQEKFYKYDADTVIKDVILNGYSDMAIFQPVFLKEFYKNGFANFQVSDELLKRYPDRFIFNISFDPRHEEKGLEELEAMAKKYNCKGAKLYTADWYKDSKGYKLTDPWAQKYLEKCQELGIKNIHVHKGPTIRPLNRDAFDVADVDDAASSFPELNFIVEHVGLPRLEDFCWIAKQDKNIYAGLSVAIAFIHQRPRYFGEIMSELLYWLGEDRIIFGSDYAIWEPKWIVEKFIDFEIPEDILKETGVTLDMNVKKKILAENVAKLYDIDIEAQKLKLKSCDLSSQIVSAPAPAAKV, encoded by the coding sequence ATGTACAGAACAAAGGACGGGGAAGAAATTTTTGTGATCGATGCCCATATCGCTGCGTGGGATGGCAGTAAGGAGAACCAGTTAAATAAGTATGGGGAGCAGTTCATTGACTGCTTTTACGACTACCATCAGATAAGCCCGGAAGAATACCTCTGGCCGCAGGAGAAGTTTTATAAGTATGATGCGGATACGGTTATCAAGGATGTCATTTTGAATGGATATTCTGACATGGCAATATTCCAGCCGGTGTTTCTGAAGGAATTCTATAAAAATGGATTTGCCAACTTCCAGGTGAGTGATGAGCTGCTTAAGAGATATCCCGATCGGTTTATATTTAATATCTCTTTTGACCCTCGGCATGAAGAGAAGGGGCTGGAAGAGTTAGAAGCAATGGCTAAAAAATATAACTGTAAAGGAGCAAAGTTATACACTGCCGACTGGTATAAGGATTCTAAGGGATATAAGCTTACGGATCCATGGGCTCAAAAATATCTGGAGAAGTGTCAGGAACTTGGCATTAAAAATATACACGTCCATAAAGGGCCGACTATCAGACCGTTAAACCGTGATGCCTTCGATGTCGCTGATGTAGATGATGCGGCAAGCAGTTTTCCGGAACTGAACTTTATTGTTGAGCATGTAGGTTTGCCGCGATTAGAAGATTTCTGCTGGATAGCAAAGCAGGATAAAAACATATATGCCGGACTGTCTGTTGCGATAGCGTTCATTCATCAACGCCCGCGGTACTTCGGGGAAATTATGAGTGAATTATTATACTGGCTCGGCGAAGACAGGATTATTTTTGGAAGCGATTACGCGATCTGGGAGCCTAAGTGGATTGTGGAAAAGTTTATCGACTTTGAAATCCCTGAAGATATCCTAAAAGAAACAGGAGTCACCCTCGATATGAATGTGAAAAAGAAAATCTTAGCGGAGAACGTCGCCAAACTTTATGATATCGATATCGAAGCGCAAAAGCTCAAGTTAAAAAGCTGTGATCTTTCTTCTCAAATTGTATCTGCACCAGCACCGGCAGCGAAGGTATAA